TCCTTAAACTGTACAATTTTATGTAAATTATATGAAACATAGGTCTCTGGCCCCATGCGATGAAAAAAAATATATTGTAAAATCCATAACGAACAGACAGAACCGCAGTCTGACACGGCGAAAGCCGGAACGCATCTTGACAATTTGGACTCCCGATTAGCTTAGACTTCCGCGACGACCCTGGACGGCAAGAAAGCGAGGTGAAAACCAACCCCCAGCCAACAAAGGAGAGCGGAAATTTAAGACGGAAAGAAAAACCGAAGAGCACCGTGCGAAATAAGCGTCAAGGGAACATTGGATACTTACGCGAAAAAGCGCGGCCCCCGAGGCGGAAATTTCCGTAATACAAAAACACACAAACACAACCAAGGGGGTTGTACATTAACTATGAAAAAGTTTATGGCAGTATTGGCAATGGTAGCCGTCGTGGCCTTCGCCGCCCCGGCACTTGCAGCGACAAACCCGTTTATGGACGTCCCGCAGGGACACTGGTCGTATGACGCGGTAGGCCTCCTCGCCTCCCGTGGCATCGTTTCTGGCTATCCGGATGGTGCATTCAAGGGTGCCCAGCCGGCAACTCGTTATGAGATGGCGTCGATAGTGGCGCGCGCGCTCGTGACGGTGGACGCGGAAAAGGCTTCCAAGCAGGATATGGAACTCCTCAAGAAGCTCGTCATGGAATTCAAGGATGAGCTCGACGCCCTCGGCGTGAAGGTCGATTCCCTCGACAAGCGCGTCGCGGTGCTTGAGGACCGTCTCGGTGGATGGAAAGTGAACGGACAGTTCTGGTTCGACGCCCGCTTCGCGAGCAATGATGACAATGGCAATAATTCCTATTCTTTTGGAGATACTCCAGAAAAGAATCAGTTTGGTTTTGCCTATGCCCGTCTGATGGTCACGAAGTACATTGACGAAAATACGTACTTCTTCTTCCGCGCCCGCTTCAACGATGGTTACGGCGACCTTGACAACTGGTTCATGGATCGTTTCTTCGTCAACATGAAGCTGCCCGGAGACATCAACTTCCGTCTCGGTCGCATCTATAGCGACTGGGAAGGCGATGCCGGACTCTACCACAGCGTAATGGGCGATAACGAAGGTGGACTCTGGAAGGATCAGAAATACGACGGATTCAACTTCCAGAAGAGCTTCGGTATGCTCGACGCTGAACTGCTCATCGGTCGTAACTTCAATATCCTTGACAGCAATTATGGTAGCAGCACCTACGGTGATAATAATGATTTCATGGAGTATGGTCTTAAGCTTCAGGCTAACTTCAGCGAAAACTTCTATCTCGGTGTTCAGGGCATCTTCTTTGACAACGACGGCGATGCCATGGTCACGGATAACACACTGGGACGTCAGGTCGTAACCGACGACATTCAGCAGTATGGCGCGTACCTCAGCTACAGCTTCACGCCCGCGATAGCCCTCCGTGGCTACTACTATTGGCAGGATCTCGGCGACAACCCCGTCTACGAGGACAGCCCGATGGCTTGGAGCGCGATGCTCGATGTCAAACAGGATCTCCTTAAGTTTACCTCGCTGTGGGTGCAGTACATTGAGCAGGACAACTCCTTCATCGGACCGAGAGCCGCCAACCAGTATCCGGCGATATTCAACCCTGATCTTAATGGACCAGTTGGACAGGACGGCACGAACAAGACGTGGCTCATCACGGCTGAGCAGCAGTGGGGCGACAGCAAATGGAGCAGCTTCCTCCAGTACCTCACCACCGACTGGGACAGCGTTGATTACGACGACACAGACCAGTACACGATTGGTATAGGCTATCAGTACACGCCGCAGATTAAGTTCTGGCTCGCCTACAACTACATCGACTACGGTGACGGTGCTGGCACTGGTGCGAACGCTTACAAAGGTAACGAAAGCGTAGTACTCTTCCGTACCGCTATCGACTTCTAATTCAGCCTAGCTGAAATCCTCAGAGAGACCCGAAAGGGTCTCTCTTTTTCTAGGTATACTCCGCCTGCTTACGGAATCCAGCCACGCCGCCGTATGGTCATTTAACTACAGAAGACAAATCCCAGTCCGGTTTCACCATGCGGTTATTCGCGTCAATTTTAGCCTAACAACTAAAAAGTAAGACAAAAGTTTCATGCTATTTAGTTATTTGACTAAATATGATGAAACAATTAACCACATCACGACATCCACCACACAGGAGGATTAAACATTGACTAAGCAGAAGACATCCTCATGGATAAAGATTTTCACCATAGCCGTATTCATAACGGCAATATGCGCAGCGGCTTACGCCGCGTCTTTAGACAATATTCTTATGAGATGGCGCAAAACGGCAAAATATGAGGACGGCACCAGCAACCTGACGGTCGCCGTAACTTACTACTCCGCAGAGCTTGTGGAAGCGGAGATACAGGCGGAAGCCGAGAAGAACCTCTGGACGCAGGACGAGCTTGAGCGCTATAAGTACCGCTATCTCCAGATGCTCAATCTCAGCGAGATGATTCCTATAAAAGTTGAGTTTGTAAACAACGGTCCGACGATGCACCCGGGGCCTTTCGATAAGATGATAGACATGACTATAGGTAATAAAACATACGAGCCTGCCGACTATGACAAACGTTTGAATTTCCCGTTCCAGGGAGAAAAAGACGGGCTTGTGTTCTTCAACCGCTTCGACCCGAAGACGGGTAAGAATATACTCGACGGGCAGAAGCGCGTAACTATAACGCTGAGCCCCGGCATAAGCGCGATAATATCTTCGCGCGGAAGAAACGCCCGTTTCTTCTGGGACATCAATAAGGACGACCCGAGCAAGCTTTACGCTGGGGCGACCGCGGCGCGGCTTGAGACCGACCGTCTTATCAAGCGCCTTGAAAATCTGCGCAAGGACAGAGCGGATGAAGCCGCGCGCCTCAAGGCTATCGACGACGAAATCAGCACCGTACAGTCGAGGCTTGACGAGCTTGCCACTATTCAGTAGCGCGTGCCTTGACTTGTATAGCAGAGAACAAGGCATTGACACAGAATAAACCGTATTGACACAACGCCCCTTTCGACCGAGAGTCGAGAGGGGTTTTTTGTTATTTAGCGACTATATGTTATAAAGCTGGTCCATATAAAAAGAATGCACTTCGTCATGCTTCGCCCTTCTCAGCCTTCGCAGGTGCTCGTTTTCACATTTTTGTCCGCTTGCTTGCACCGCTGTGGACGCCCCGCGCTGTCCGAATAGCGGACACAAAAAATCTCCGCGGGACAAGATTACTGCCGGGTATGTTCCTCGGAGGGCACGTAACCTCGTGCAGTCAAACTTTGAAGACTCACACATAATGCCGCGAGATGCTGCGCCAAGCGCGGCGTGACATGATGCTGCCCGGCCTGTTTGTACAGTTATATTAGTTTAACTTTTGCATAAAAAACACCGTCGTTCCGCGAATTTTCTGTACCCGATGAAGCGGGGCAGGCTCCGCGGAACCTCCGCTCTAAACACCGAGCCTAAACCCAAAGTGATATAGCCACAATGGTGAGGCTGCGTGGCGCTGGACGGAGGTCCCGCACAGGGGCATTGCGGGACGACATAGTTTTTGTGTGTAAAGTTAAAGCTATATAAGCGATTATATAAGTAAACAGTCAATCAACGATATCATTCCTACTGCATTTCCGCCATCACAGTGATATAAAAAATCCCCGCGTTTCCGCGGCGTTTCGCCGTTTCTGCGCGGGGGTTTTGTTTTTTGGTTATTGGCGGGGCGCGCTATTTTCTTCCGGTGCTTCCGAAGCCGCCTTCCGCGCGCTCGGTGCAGCCGAGTTCGCTCACGATTTCAAGTTCAGCTTTCGCGACCGGGGCGAATACCATCTGCGCTATCCTGTCGCCTGGCTCTATCGCGAAGTCCTCTTCGCCGAGGTTTATCAGGATGACGCGGATTTCGCCGCGATAGTCTGAATCTATCGTGCCTGGGGCGTTGAGCACGCTTACTCCGTGCTTGAGCGCGAGGCCGCTGCGCGGGCGCACCTGCGCCTCGCAGCCCTCCGGGAGTTCGATATATATCCCAGTGCCCACTATACCCCGCTTGCCGGCTTTTATGACTGCGGCTTCGCTCGCGCGGAGATCCATGCCGGAGGCCCCCGGCGTGGCGTAGGCGGGCGGCGTGACGCCGTCCGCGGCTTTCACTTTAACTTTTATTACGTCCATCAGTTTTTGCGCTCGCGTTCGAAGCGGCGCGCTGGACGGTGCTGCTTTTCGCCTTCGAAGTCGTCGCCTCCGCGCGGGCGTTCGTGGCGTTCGCCTCTGTCGCGGTCGCGGCCTCCCCTGTCACGGTCGCGTCCGCCGTCACGGCGCTCGCCTCCGCCTTTCGGGAACTGTGAGTAACGCTCTTCGCGCGCCTTCTCCACGAGCACCTGCTCGCTGAATTCAGGCTCCTGCGCAAGCTCGTCGAGCTTGTCGAGCAGCTTCTTGCGCGTGAGGTTGACGCGGTGCATGTCGTCTATTTCTTTGACGCTGACGAGCACTTTGTCGCCTATCTCGAATGCGTCTTCGACGGATGGCACACGGTAGTTGCTGATTTCGCTGACGTGGAGCAGCCCCTCTTTGCCGGGCAGTACCTCGATGAACACTCCGAAGGTGAGCATGCGCGTGACCGTGCCGACGAAGGTCTCCCCGGGCTCGACTTCGCGGACGAGGTCTTTTATTATCTTGACGGCCATCGCAGCGGCGTCTTCGTTGACCGCCGCGACGCTGACTTTGCCGCTGTCTTCGACGTCTATCTTCGCGCCGGTCTGCTGGACTATGCCGCGTATCGTCTTTCCACCGGAGCCGATGACGTCGCGTATTTTTTCAGGGTCGATGCTGAAGGTGACGATTTTCGGCGCGGTCGGCGAGAGTTCGGGACGCGGCTCTGAGATCACGGCGTCCATTATGTCGAGTATCTGGTAGCGGCCTTTCTTCGCCTGGGCGAGCGCCTGCGTGAGTATCTCGCGCGTGATGCCGCCGGCTTTGTTGTCCATCTGGAGCGCCGTTACGCCGTCGCGCGTGCCGGCGACCTTGAAGTCCATGTCTCCGTAGTGGTCCTCGAGGCCCTGGATGTCGGTGAGGATGCAGACCTGGCCGTTGTCGGCGATAAGGCCCATCGCTATGCCCGCGACGGCTTTTTTGATGGGGACGCCGGCCGCCATCATGGCGAGGCTGCCGCTGCATACCGAGGCCATGGAGCTGGAGCCGTTGGACTCAAGTATGTCGGAGACCTGGCGCACGACGTACGGGAACGACTCTTCTTCGGGGAATACCGCGCGCAGCGCGCGTTCCGCAAGAGCTCCGTGCCCTATTTCGCGGCGTCCGGGGCCGCGCATCGGGCGCACCTCGCCGACGGAGTACGGCGGGAAGTTGTAGTGAAGGATGAAGCGTTTCGACGGCTCGTCGAGTTTGAGGCCGTCCATGACCTGGTCGTCGGTGCCCATCATCCCGAGGGTGGTGACGCCGAGGGACTGCGTTTCGCCGCGCGTGAAGAGCGCCGAGCCGTGGGTCATCGGCAGTATGTCCACCTCGCAGGTTATCGGGCGGAGCTCGTCCATCGCGCGTCCGTCGGCGCGTTTCTTATCGACGAGGAGCAGGCGGCGCACCGCCTTCTTTACCATTTCGTCCATTACGGAGGCTATGTATTTCGAAGAATCTGGATAGCTCTCGGCGAAGAAGTCCTCGGCTTTCTGCTGGGCCGCCGCTATCGCCGCGCCGCGCGGCTGCTTCTGGTTTATCTGCACGGCCGCGTATATTTCGTCTGTGAGGTTGTCGCGCATCCAGTTATCGATCTCTTCTATGACCTCGGGCGCGGGGAGCTGGGCTTTCGGCTTGCCTATCTCGGCTACGACTTCGTCGATGAAGTCCATTATCTTGCCAATCGCTTCGTTCGCGAGCTCCATCGCGTCTACGAGGAGGTCTTCGGAGACTTCCTTCGCCCCGGCCTCGACCATCGTTATTCCGCCGCGGTGTCCCGCGACTGTGAGGTCGAGCGTGCTGTTCGGAAGGTCTTTTTCGTCGGGGTTGACCACGAGCTTGCCGTCTATGCAGCCGATGCGCACCGCGCCTATCGGGCCGTTCCACGGGATGTCGGATATGGCGAGCGCGAGAGAAGCGCCGTTGATGCCGAGAATGTTCGCTGGATTCTTCTGGTCTACCGACATTACCGTCGCGACTACATGGACGTCGTGGCGCATCCATTCCGGGAAGAGGGAGCGTATCGAGCGGTCGATCATGCGTCCGCTGAGTATAGCGGATTCGGAGGGACGGCCCTCGCGCTTGATGAAGCCGCCGGGGACCTTGCCCGCCGCGTAGTAGCGTTCCTCGTAATCGACGAGCAGCGGGAAGAAGTCGAGCCCTTCGCGCGCCTTCTCCGCGAGCACGGTAGTAACGAGTATCACCGTGTCGCCGTGTCTCGCGAGTACCGCAGCGTTGGCCTGCTTCGCCATGCGTCCGACTTCAAACGACAATTTTTTGCCGTAGAAATCAAGTTCGTAGATTTTCTTCAAGATTATTCCTCCTGCCTATTATCATCACGTAAAGAAGGATAACACAAAATAATAAAAAATGGCGAAAGGGAGAGCCCTTTCGCCGTTAAAATGTGCCGAAAATCCGCTTTGGGATCAGTGGCGGAGTCCGAGGCGCTGGATGAGCGTCTGATAGCGTCCGAAGTCCTTGTTCCTGAGGTACTGGAGGAGCCTGCGGCGCTTTCCTACCATGATGAGGAGACCGCGGCGGCTGTGGAAGTCCTTCTTGTGGACCTTCATGTGCTCGGTGAGCTCGCGGATGCGCGCCGTGAGGATGGCGACCTGTACCTCGGTAGAGCCGGTGTCCGCCTCGTGGGTCTTGTACTCTTCGATTATCGACTGCTTCTTATCCTTCTCTATCATACCTATCACTCCGTTCCGGGCCTGTTACGCCCATATTCCCTCAACTCAGGCATGTTTTGGAGACGCATGTCCGTGTAGAAGGTACGAGGTATATTAACAGATAGGCTGGCGTCCGGCAAGCCCCGGCGCGGTTTTCCCGCAAAATGAGGGCGAAGGGCGCGCGCCCGAGCCCGGCGGCAAAGGCAAAAAAGGCCAGCGCGCGCCGTTTACCGTGTCAAAAACGCGCTTTTTATGATATAAATAACGAAACGCAAAAACGCGCGCGCCGCCTGTGCGCGGACGCGCATACGGAGGAATGGAAATGCCGTCGTCGCCGTGGAATCTGCCCAACATGCTCAGCCTTTTCAGGGTGATACTGGTTCCCGTCATACTCGTATTCCTTACGCTCCGCGGACAGCTCGGCTCGTTCATGGGGCTGAACGTCGGAGACCTCATAGCCGCCGCCGTCTTCATAGTCGCTTCCATTACGGACGCGGTGGACGGCTATATCGCGCGCAAGCGCAACATTGTCACGAACCTCGGAAAATTCATCGACCCGCTAGCCGACAAGATACTCGTCATAGCAGTGCTTACGGCGCTGGTCGAGCTGCACCGTTTCCCGGCGTGGATGGTGGTCGTGATAATATCGCGCGAGTTCATAGTCTCCGGCCTCCGCATGGTCGCAGCCTCCGAGGGCGTAGTGATAGCGGCCTCGAAGGGCGGCAAGCTCAAGACGGTGACTCAGATAATCGGGATAATACTGCTGCTCTTCAACATCCCCGGCGCAATGGCAGTGATGTGGCTCGCCGTCGTTCTCACAGTGTGGTCCGGCATCGAGTATATACGCAACAGCATGGATCTGCTGAGCTGACGGATTTACGGGAAAAGGGCTTAAGGTACAGGCCGCTCACGCGAAAGGCGCGGGCGGCTTCGTTTTGCCGGGCGTTCCGGAAAATCGCGAATGGGGGCAGAAAACTATGCGCTTCGCCGTCAGGCCGATGGCTGAGCATGAATACGTGCTGCTCGAGGATTTTTTATACGAGGCCGTTTTCGTGCCCGAGGGGGCTCCAGCGCCGCCGCGTTCGATAGTGAGGCTGCCGGAGCTCCGTGTATATATCGAGGATTTCGGCAAAAGAAGGGACGACGCGGCGCTCGCCGCCGAAGCGGACGGGCGCGTCATAGGCGCGATATGGGCGCGCGTCATGGACGACTACGGTCACGTGGACGGCGAAACGCCCTCGCTCGCTATAGCGGTGCTGAAAGAATACCGCGGGCGCGGCGCCGGCACGGCCATGCTCGGCGAGATGCTCCGCCTGCTTAAACAAAGGAATTACAAGCGCGTCTCCCTCTCAGTACAAAGGGCCAACTACGCCGTGAAAATGTATCTCAGGGCCGGATTTGAAGTAGTCCGCGGCGAGGGCGAAGAATACGTGATGCTGCGCCGGCTGTGGCCGCAGTCCGTCCGCGCTACGACTTCACCTTCGACTCCGTGCCGTCCATGAGGCGCGCTATGTTGGCGCGGTGACGCCACGACGAGAGGCAGGCGAGGAAGAGCGCGGCCGCGGCGTATGGCTTCGGCATTCCCCATAAAAAGGTGAGCAGGGCCGCGGCGAAGAGCCCCGCGAGCGAGGCTACGGAGACATATTTCGTGAAACGCATGACGGCGTACCAGACGAGGCCGCCCAAGAGCGCGGGCCACGGCGTGAAAAAGTCGAAGAAGGCGATGACGCCGAAAGTCGTAGCCACCCCCTTGCCCCCCTTGAAGCCGAGCCAGACGGGATAGTTGTGGCCGAGGACGGCGCATACTCCCGTGAGCGCGAGCAGCGAGGGCGATGACGTAAAGCGCGAGGCCGCGAGCAGCGCGAGGCCGCCCTTGAGCATGTCGAAGACGGCGACGGCGACGGCCCATTTCTTCCCCATCAGGCGGCCTACGTTCGTCGCGCCGGTGTTGCCCGAGCCGTATGACCGTATGTCCGCGCCGCGCGCGTATTTCACGGCGAGGTAGCCGGTCGGGCACGAGCCTGCGAGGTAGCCGAAGAGAGCGCAAAGTATGAAGCCCATAATTATCACCCGCGTATCATAATAAGGACGGCAAAAGCCACGCCGATTGTACGCCGCGCGCGCGAACAAGTCAAATCCGCCTCACGCAGGAACGGAGCGGAGGCCCGACGCCCCCGCCCTGCGCGCGCGCCGGCGTCGCAACGCGGCCGCTACATTATCCTTTCCACGTCGTGCGGCTTGATGCCGTGCTTGTCGGCGTAGCCCGTGAGCATCAGCGTGAGCGCGCCGTCGCCGGTGACGTTGCAGGCTGTGCCGAAGCTGTCCTGAAGCGCGAATATCGTCAGCATGAGCGCCGTCCCCGATTCGTCGAAGCCCAGCACGCCGGTGATGAGGCCGAGCGACGCCATGACTGTGCCGCCGGGGACGCCGGGAGCCGCTATCGCGAATATACCGAGCAGCAGGCAGAAGAGCACCATCGTTTCTACCGGCGGAATCACGCCGTAGAGAATCTTAGAGACGGTCATGACGAAGAAGACTTCCGTAAGGACGGAGCCGCAGAGGTGGATGTTGGCGAAGAGCGGGATGCCGAAGTCCACCATGTCGTCGCGCAGAGGCGGCTCCGACTTCTTCGCGCAGCGCAGGGCGACTGCGAGCGTCGCGGCCGAGGACATAGTGCCGACGGCCGTGATGTAGGCCGGGCCGTAGTTCTTTACTATGTCGAACGGATTCTTGCCGGAATAGATTCCGGCGATTCCGTAGAGCAGGGCCATCCATATATAATGGCCGGCCATGACTATCAGTATAACCTGGATAAACACAGGAAGCTGCTTCGTTATACTGCCCTCGTAGGAGAGAGAGCAGAAGGTGAAGGCGATGAAGAACGGCAGCACTGGGATGACTATCTTCGAGACTATCGCGAGGACGATGCGCTGGAACTCTTCGAGCGCGTTCGTAATGGAGGCCGCCTTCGTCCACGCCGCCGCGAGTCCGATGCACATCGACAAGACGAGGGCGCTCATGACGGACATGACGGGCGGTATGTCGAGCTTAAAGACGAGGTCTGGAAGCGACTGAAGCCCCTCGACGTTCGAGACGATGGAGAGGTTCGGTATCAGGACGTAGCCCGCCGCCGTCGAGAAGAACGCCGCGCCTATCGACGATATGTAGGCGATGGCGACGGCGAATCCGAGCATCCGCGAGGCGTTGCTGCCGAGCAGCGTTATAGACGGCGCGATGAAACCTATGATGATGAGCGGAACGCAGAACAGTATGAGCTGACCGAGGATATAGCGCACGGTCACGACGACGTTCATCAGGCCGGCGCCCGCGGCCTGTCCCGCTGCGACGCCCAGTATGACGCCGAGCAAAAGTTTCATAGGCAGGCTGGTGAGAAACTTCATGGATATCCACTCCTTGCTTTCAGATGTAATGGATTGCACAATGCGCTTCCGCGCCGGCGCGCATCTCCGCAAGTGCGCGCGGCGCGCTCATACGCGCAGTATGGCGCAGTTGACGGCCCGCTCTGTCGCTCATCCTCCTTCCTGGTACAATGTGCGGCGGCTGCGGTTTTACCGGACTGACTGTGCGATATACGCCGCCGCTATGTTTTTACACCGCGCGGGCGCGGACAAACCTATAATGGAACTCTTTTATTTATCATACCAAAAGCCGCGCTTTTGTCTATATCTCCGGCGCGCCCCCGATCGCTCAGCGGAACAAAATGGTTGTGCGCGGCGCGTGAATTTTTCAAAAATAATTTATTATTTGCTTAATATATAATATATAGTTATATTTATTAAGCATAATTTTTTGTGTTCTTCGGCCATGTCTCACGACTATGGCGACTTTGAACCAAAATTACGCAAAAATAGGACAACTTGCAATTCGGACGAAGATTTTTCTGTAATTTAGTTGAAAAAAATGATTTTTGACATATAATATGTGCGCTTGCTGCGGCGACGCTATTGTGCAAAAGTTTCGTAACTATATTATGAAGCGCCGCGGA
The sequence above is drawn from the Cloacibacillus sp. An23 genome and encodes:
- a CDS encoding S-layer homology domain-containing protein, whose translation is MKKFMAVLAMVAVVAFAAPALAATNPFMDVPQGHWSYDAVGLLASRGIVSGYPDGAFKGAQPATRYEMASIVARALVTVDAEKASKQDMELLKKLVMEFKDELDALGVKVDSLDKRVAVLEDRLGGWKVNGQFWFDARFASNDDNGNNSYSFGDTPEKNQFGFAYARLMVTKYIDENTYFFFRARFNDGYGDLDNWFMDRFFVNMKLPGDINFRLGRIYSDWEGDAGLYHSVMGDNEGGLWKDQKYDGFNFQKSFGMLDAELLIGRNFNILDSNYGSSTYGDNNDFMEYGLKLQANFSENFYLGVQGIFFDNDGDAMVTDNTLGRQVVTDDIQQYGAYLSYSFTPAIALRGYYYWQDLGDNPVYEDSPMAWSAMLDVKQDLLKFTSLWVQYIEQDNSFIGPRAANQYPAIFNPDLNGPVGQDGTNKTWLITAEQQWGDSKWSSFLQYLTTDWDSVDYDDTDQYTIGIGYQYTPQIKFWLAYNYIDYGDGAGTGANAYKGNESVVLFRTAIDF
- the dut gene encoding dUTP diphosphatase; translation: MDVIKVKVKAADGVTPPAYATPGASGMDLRASEAAVIKAGKRGIVGTGIYIELPEGCEAQVRPRSGLALKHGVSVLNAPGTIDSDYRGEIRVILINLGEEDFAIEPGDRIAQMVFAPVAKAELEIVSELGCTERAEGGFGSTGRK
- a CDS encoding polyribonucleotide nucleotidyltransferase → MKKIYELDFYGKKLSFEVGRMAKQANAAVLARHGDTVILVTTVLAEKAREGLDFFPLLVDYEERYYAAGKVPGGFIKREGRPSESAILSGRMIDRSIRSLFPEWMRHDVHVVATVMSVDQKNPANILGINGASLALAISDIPWNGPIGAVRIGCIDGKLVVNPDEKDLPNSTLDLTVAGHRGGITMVEAGAKEVSEDLLVDAMELANEAIGKIMDFIDEVVAEIGKPKAQLPAPEVIEEIDNWMRDNLTDEIYAAVQINQKQPRGAAIAAAQQKAEDFFAESYPDSSKYIASVMDEMVKKAVRRLLLVDKKRADGRAMDELRPITCEVDILPMTHGSALFTRGETQSLGVTTLGMMGTDDQVMDGLKLDEPSKRFILHYNFPPYSVGEVRPMRGPGRREIGHGALAERALRAVFPEEESFPYVVRQVSDILESNGSSSMASVCSGSLAMMAAGVPIKKAVAGIAMGLIADNGQVCILTDIQGLEDHYGDMDFKVAGTRDGVTALQMDNKAGGITREILTQALAQAKKGRYQILDIMDAVISEPRPELSPTAPKIVTFSIDPEKIRDVIGSGGKTIRGIVQQTGAKIDVEDSGKVSVAAVNEDAAAMAVKIIKDLVREVEPGETFVGTVTRMLTFGVFIEVLPGKEGLLHVSEISNYRVPSVEDAFEIGDKVLVSVKEIDDMHRVNLTRKKLLDKLDELAQEPEFSEQVLVEKAREERYSQFPKGGGERRDGGRDRDRGGRDRDRGERHERPRGGDDFEGEKQHRPARRFERERKN
- the rpsO gene encoding 30S ribosomal protein S15 translates to MIEKDKKQSIIEEYKTHEADTGSTEVQVAILTARIRELTEHMKVHKKDFHSRRGLLIMVGKRRRLLQYLRNKDFGRYQTLIQRLGLRH
- the pgsA gene encoding CDP-diacylglycerol--glycerol-3-phosphate 3-phosphatidyltransferase — its product is MPSSPWNLPNMLSLFRVILVPVILVFLTLRGQLGSFMGLNVGDLIAAAVFIVASITDAVDGYIARKRNIVTNLGKFIDPLADKILVIAVLTALVELHRFPAWMVVVIISREFIVSGLRMVAASEGVVIAASKGGKLKTVTQIIGIILLLFNIPGAMAVMWLAVVLTVWSGIEYIRNSMDLLS
- a CDS encoding N-acetyltransferase, with protein sequence MRFAVRPMAEHEYVLLEDFLYEAVFVPEGAPAPPRSIVRLPELRVYIEDFGKRRDDAALAAEADGRVIGAIWARVMDDYGHVDGETPSLAIAVLKEYRGRGAGTAMLGEMLRLLKQRNYKRVSLSVQRANYAVKMYLRAGFEVVRGEGEEYVMLRRLWPQSVRATTSPSTPCRP
- the plsY gene encoding glycerol-3-phosphate 1-O-acyltransferase PlsY, whose amino-acid sequence is MGFILCALFGYLAGSCPTGYLAVKYARGADIRSYGSGNTGATNVGRLMGKKWAVAVAVFDMLKGGLALLAASRFTSSPSLLALTGVCAVLGHNYPVWLGFKGGKGVATTFGVIAFFDFFTPWPALLGGLVWYAVMRFTKYVSVASLAGLFAAALLTFLWGMPKPYAAAALFLACLSSWRHRANIARLMDGTESKVKS
- a CDS encoding dicarboxylate/amino acid:cation symporter codes for the protein MKFLTSLPMKLLLGVILGVAAGQAAGAGLMNVVVTVRYILGQLILFCVPLIIIGFIAPSITLLGSNASRMLGFAVAIAYISSIGAAFFSTAAGYVLIPNLSIVSNVEGLQSLPDLVFKLDIPPVMSVMSALVLSMCIGLAAAWTKAASITNALEEFQRIVLAIVSKIVIPVLPFFIAFTFCSLSYEGSITKQLPVFIQVILIVMAGHYIWMALLYGIAGIYSGKNPFDIVKNYGPAYITAVGTMSSAATLAVALRCAKKSEPPLRDDMVDFGIPLFANIHLCGSVLTEVFFVMTVSKILYGVIPPVETMVLFCLLLGIFAIAAPGVPGGTVMASLGLITGVLGFDESGTALMLTIFALQDSFGTACNVTGDGALTLMLTGYADKHGIKPHDVERIM